The Bombus vancouverensis nearcticus chromosome 11, iyBomVanc1_principal, whole genome shotgun sequence DNA window TTGAATTAAAGCGGAAAACATGAACGATGTCCATCCAATTATTTGCAAACTGTCGTTTGTTTCTGTTAGTTGATAAAGAGTAAAGCATATCGCGACTGTGCTTACCATAAATTGCACGAACAtcattttgttaaaaaaattgtttactaTTTCGGCGAATCTGAAATAATTGAGATAAGTGTTATTTCActgttttttttaattgaagatTTCAGGTAAGAAAAGTAACAAATCACGTTCCCCACTTTGTGACAGCCGAGCAGTGTTAAAATCCAGTGTTGTCGATTAATCCCGCGTtatcaaaatttctttttattggtTTTTGAGACAcgacatatgtatatttttcaacCCCCTTCTTCATTTCTAAGATATGCTTGTTAGAATATCAAAATAGTATTAATACCCTAAGCTTTTTAGTCGTGAAAtaagaaatcaataaaaatacaaCTTATTTCGATTTCTCTCGTAACCTTCAGTTAGCGTTCGTTAGTTCGTTAAACTTTCATTAAATAAAAGCACACAGGTAACAAACCTGAATATCGTATTATGGTGCCGAACGCAGTCTTTTAACGATTGAATTTCATTTCCTCCGATATTGTGCAGGCGATCCATCAACATCTCGAATTGACAACAGATGTGAAGCAACAGGCCAGCGAAAAACGTGTCGAACATACTGACGCCAGTGGCTATGATCATTAAACCCACGAACTGATAGATGAACGTCATAGAAAACGCAAGCCACGAGGAGGTGAAGTCGAAAGGAAACCAAGCGCGAAacattaattttttcaatttgaaGTTACTGACCAATGTCGTTCCTACTAAAGCAAGCACACAAAATGTGACTTGGATTGTATAGAACATCGCGACTTTtctagaaaaaagaaagaaggaaagaaataatattttaaataattttcttacaaCTATACATACCATAGCGAACAGAAAGAACTTACTCGATTAGATTGTCGTATATCGCGTGAATTTGTACTTCCCCATTGTTCTCTGGTACAAAGGGCTTCTTCTTGAGTAGATCCAACATATTTATGATAGTTTTTCGCCCTACGACTAAGCTCATAAGTTTGCAACTGGTGATAAGTGCCGTGACAGTTATGCCAAAATTCTCACTCAAATCGTCCTGCGTTTCCACGTTGTAGCAAATCTCCATGATTAGCGTGAGGGAGTAGCTCCACATGTACAACGTCATGAAGActgtatataaattatagagAAAGCGTTTCGTCGGAGACTTCAACGTGGGCGGTAGAAAATATCCGCTGGCGACGAAAAGTTTGAATGTCCATCGTAGTACGTGCATTTTCAATATTTGCGGTATGATTTGTCTTACTTAAACTTCGCGTTAGGAAAGATCGAACGATCAAGTACCTTCGAACAATTAGGTCTTATACTATCAGTCTTCACTAGCAGAATTTTTTTACGGTATATTTTAATTGATCAAAAGAAAAAGGTATTTCCAATCAAATGTAACATCGAAGATgagaatatgaaaataaagatgATCTTTGAAGTAAGTGTATCGTTCGAAGCATCAGATGCTACTAACAACCCTCAGGAAACGAAATTCTTATGCTGCCTTAAATGGAATAGCTCCTTCTTGGAATTTACCCCCGTGTAATTATCGTCATTATCGATGTTACCGTGCTGCGACGATGcaagaaattacatttttaaaaacCATTATTATAGAGTGGTCGTTTCTCTCTATTTTCCATTTCCAGCTTCCGCTTATTTCATTGGATTGAAATATACATGCTGTGGTGGCACTAAACGTCATAGCGTGTGTCATTTAACTGACAAGTTACATTCTAATTGATTGATTACCTTGAACTCGGCATCGTCCCGAGTAGTGTAGGTACATCCTTAGGCGATTACATCTTTAATGACGACGTTTCCACAGTTTCTAACGTGCAATTGTATTACTGCCCGCCAGCGTATTTTTTATCGCGAACTTATACGTTTCAGGAGTCGAGCACGGAAGACAACTTCTAATCACGGGTGCTTGCAGGATAGGAAACCGGGAGTTTCAGTGCACGAAAGGGAGAATAGACTGAGGTAGGGTTATTTGCATTAAGCTGTTCAATTTAGCTTGCAATTTGgttatgaataatttttgtgcgattgataattgaaaatttaactCATTATTACATGTTATATAAGTAGTGAAATACGTGTAAagtgttatatacatatgtaacacTTTTGCTCATTAAAAAGATTAAGAAGTAAGAAGGTTGTAGAACTAATGTCAACATTCAGTTATAAGAAAGAGTGAATTGCCCATTTTTATGGCGATTAGAAAAGATAGAAGAACGAGAAATGATTTATCGATGTATTGAAGTATTGATGTGTGTGTCGTAAAAGTAAATCATGTTTACTAAATTTCATGTGAGTTTAGAGAAAGATAGTTCTTTGATTTCTTTGTTGAAGCAAATCAAATGCAGAACAGGAAGTGTTTAGCAACCGAAGAAGCAGAACATTCGATAGAGAGATGATTAGAATGGTAATTGCGAAACTAtttctatgaaaatatttctttttaatggaAATAGAATCGCGTTTACCTTCTGAAAATATATTCTAATAGATATTCAGGAACGTCAAATATAGTGCAgttcattttattatattttttcagtagtatcattttctatttctttttaagatcTAAAAATAACCACccatttcaaatattattgaaTAGTGTTACAAGAATcgcaaaatacaataaaatcatTTCCAAATCATTTGTTTGAACATATCAACATACCGACTGTTTGATACAGCAGAGAATCGTGTGGAGATTGTGGGAGAATAAATCGTGTGGTATCCAGTCGAACACTGGCAACTCCTTTATAGTTATCAGATTATTATAAAGTCCTACGATCGCAAAAACGCTGACGGTTCGTTCAGTATTTCGCAGTAGATTGCCAGGTTTCTGTAACAAACTAATAAGTAGCAACTCATGGTGAAAATAATCGTGTGTCGTGAAAATATAGTCCAGGAAGAAATATTATATCAAAGAAAACCTTGCATAATCATTGTCCTTCCGTTGGAAGCACTATCTGGATCTCACAGGAGTGTTTGAAATTTATTGTGTTTGCATGGTACGTAATTTACTGCGCTGTTTCAATAATTCGTTTTCTATTGCTCTATCCTAATTCTTTCATTGTGTGACGAAGGAACTAATACAACTTATTCTCCGCATGTGTTCTACTCCGATGACTTACTCTGTAGCAGCATGTTGTACGCAGAGTAAGTAACTTTCATCAACTACGACAAACGGGACACTTTATAAAACAAAACCTTCGTAAGCCGCGAAATCAGTATGTGTTTGGAAAAAGAATGTAACATTTGTCGTTAACATCAATGAATGTTATCTCGCATTCGGCAATCCACGTAAGATTATTTTGTAGAATATTTACAGTATTATTCCGTGTATCTATTATTTTGAGGACAAAAATTGGAAGAAGTCTAATCGCGGGCTTGATACTATTGTCTTATTCCAATAAGCTATATTAATCTACGCGTACCAGAgtcttttgtaatatttttcgaataGGTATCGTTTCTGACTATTTGAAGTCGAAATTCAATACGTGAACTGAATTTTCATTGTTAATTGCTAATTTTCAAGCAATGACCACCTATTACAAAGGATAGAATAATTTGGAAGATTGACAGTCATATTTGAgtcaattatacaaaaattatacaaaattgggGGAACTGACTTTTCCCAAATCGATGGCGAATTACTCAGTTTACCGAGTATTGTTTTTAATTTACGTTTGTGCAAATAATGTATTAATATGTAGATACTGACACCTTTGAACGATTCCAAGTTCATGGGTATAATATAGGCGCTTGTAATCTCAACAGGCGTCAATGAACGTGCCATGATCACCACAAGCATCTTCCTAGCGTCTTTGCTCAAATTTGGCCAATCGCTATTATATACCATGTTAGAAACATCGAGGCTCTGCAGAGATAAAAAGTCCACAAATTATTGGTTTGCAAAGAAACGACAGCTCGTATTATATCTGCGTGCGTATCTATCTACCTTTATTTTCGCTGCATTTCCGAACcaacaaaagaaaaatgtttgacaTATCCCGGCAAACATGTACATAGACCATCCTATTAATTGCGCAGTGTCCTGTACGTCTGTTAGTAGGTAAAGAGTAAAGCATACCGCGACTGCGCTTGCCATAAATTGCACGAACAtcattttgttaaaaaaatggTTTACCATATCGGCGAACCTGAAATAATTGAGATAAGTATTACTTCACTGTTTTCCTTGACTGAAGAGTTTTGGCAAGGAAAGTAACAAATGACGTTCCCCACTTTGTGACAGCCGAGCAGTGTTAAAATCCAGTGTTGTCGATTAATCCCGCGGTAtcaaaatttctatttattgGTTTTTGAGACAcgacatatgtatatttttcaacCCCCTTCTTCATTTCTAAGATATGCTTATTAGAATATCAAAATAGTATTAATACCCTTAGCTTTCTAGCCGTAAAAtaagaaatcaataaaaatacaaCTTATTTCGATTTCTCCCGTAACCTTCAGTTAGCTTCGTCAGATcgttaatttgtataaatagaAGCACACAGGAATCGAacctgaatattttattatggtGCCAAATGCAGTGTTTTAACGATTGAATTTCATGTCCTTCGATATTGTGCAAGCGATAAACCAGCATCTCAAGTTGACAACATATGTGAAGCAATAGACCGACGAATAACGTGTCGAAAATACAGACACCAACGCATATGATCACTAAACCCAGGAACTGATAGAGAAACGTCATAGAAAACGTAATCCACGAGGAGGTGATGTCGAAAGGAAACCAACCGGGGaacattaatttttttaatttaaaatcacATATCAATGCCATTCCTAATAAAGAAAGCACACAAAATGTGACTTGGATCGTATAACCCACCGCGACTtttctaaaagaaaaaagaaggaaaaaaaggtattttaaataatttccttacaattatgtatattacaaCGAACAGAAAGAACTTACTCGATTAGACTGTCGTATCTCGCGTGAATTTCTCCTTCCCCATTGTTCTCTGGTACAAAGGGCTTCTTCTTGAGTAGATCCAACATATTTACGATAGTTTTTCGCCCTAAGACTAAGCTGACAAATTTGCAGTTCGTGATAAATATCGCGACAGATATGTTAAAATTGTCACGCAAGTCGTCCTGCGTTTCCACGTTCAAGCAAATGTCCAGGATTAGCATGAGGCAGTAGCTCCACAAGTACAACGTCACGAAGACCGTATATAAATTATAGAGAAAGCGTTTCCTCGGAGACTTCAACGTAGGCGGTAAAAAATATCCGCTGGCGATGAAAAGTTTGAATGTCCATCGTAGTACGTgcattttcaatatttacggTATGATTTGTCTTACTTAACACTTCGCATTAGGAAAGATCGAACGATCAAGTACCGTCGGACAGTTAGGTCTTATAGTATCAGTCTTCGCAATATAACTAGCAGGATTTTTTTACGGTATATTTTGATTCACcaaaagaagaagttatttCATATCAAATGTAGTATCGAAGATgagaatatgaaaataaagatgATCTTTGAAGTAAGTGTATCGTTCGAAGCATTAGATGCTACTAAGAGCCGTAGGTAAACGAAATGTTTACGATGCCTTAAATGGGATAGTTCCCTCTTGGAATTCACCCCCATGTAATTATCGTCATTATCGACGTTTCCGCGCTGCGACGATGCAAGAAGTTACATATTTAATAATCACTATTGTAGAGTAATCGTTTGTTTCTTTCTATTCTGCATTTCTAGCTTCCGTTTATTTTATTGGATTGAAATATACATGCTGTGGTGGCACTAAACGTCATAGCGTGTGTCATATTACCGACGAGTTACATTGTAACCGATTGATTACCTTAAGCTCGGCATCGTCGCGAGTAGTGTAGGTACATCCTTTGGTGATTACATCTTTAATGACGACGTTTCCACAGTTTCTAACGTGCAATTATATTACTGCCCGCCAGCGTACTTTTTATCGCGAACTTATACGTTTCAGGAGTCGAGCACGGAAGACAACTTTTAATCATGGGTGCTTACAGAATAGGAAACCGGGAGTTTCAGTGCACGAAAGGGAGAATAGACTGAGGTAGGGTTATTTGTATTAAGCTGTTCAATTTACCTTGCAATTTGgttatgaataatttttgtgcgattgataattgaaaatttaactCATTATTACATGTTTGATAAGTAGTGAAACACGTGTAAagtgttatatacatatgtaacacTTTTGCTCATTAAAAAGATTAAGAAGTAAGAAGGTTGTAGAACTAATGTCCACATTTAGTTTTATGGAAGAGTCAATTGCCCATTTTTATGGCGATTAGAAAAGATAGAAGAACGAAAAATGATTTATTGATGTATTGAAGTATTGATGTCCGTGTCGTAAAAGTAAAACATATTTTTGCTTTGTCAAGGCAAATCAAATGCAGAACAGAAAGTATTTAGCAACCGAAGAAGCAGAATATTCGATAGAGAGATGATTAGAACGGTAATTGCAAAACTAtttctatgaaaatatttctttttaatggaAATAGAATGGCGATTAGGTACGTCAAATACAGTGCAgttcattttattatattttttcagtagtagcattttctatttctttttaagatcTAAAAATAACCACccatttcaaatattattgaaTAGTGTTACAAGAATcgcaaaatacaataaaatcatTTCCTAATCATTTGTTTGAACATAACATACCGACTGTTTGATACACCAGAGAATCGTGTGGAGATGTGGGAGAATAAATCGTGTGGTATCCAGTCGAACACTGGCAACTCCTTCATAGTTATCAGAATATTATAAAGTCCTACGATCGCAAAAACGCTGCCGATTCGTTCAGTATTTCGCAGTAGATTTCCAGGTTTCTGTAACAAACTGATAAGTAGCAACTCATGGTGAAAATAATCGTGTGCCGTAAAAATATAGTCCAGGAAGAAGTATTATATCAAAGAAAAACTTGCATAATCATTGTCCTTCCCTTGGAAGCACTATCTGGATCTCACAGGAGTGTTTGAAATTTATTGTGTTTGCATGGTACATAATTTACTGCGCTGTTTCAATAATTCGTTTTCTATTGCTCTATCCTTATTCTTTCATTGTGTGACGAAGGAACAAATACAACTTATTCTCCGCATGTGTTCTACTCCGATGACTTACTGTGTAGCAGCATGTTGTACGCCGAGTAAGTAACTTTCATCAACTACGACAAACGGGAAACTTTATAAAACAAAACTTTCGTAAGCCGCGAAATAAGTATGTGTTTGGAAAAAGAATGTAACATTTGTCGTTAACATCAATGTATGTTATCTCGCATTCGGCAATCTAcgtaaaattattttgtagAATATTTACAGTATTATTCCGTGTATCTATTATTTTAAGgacaaaaattaaaagaattctaATCGCGGGCTTGACACTATTCGCTTATTGCAATAAGCTATATTAACCTAAGCGTACCAGAgtcttttgtaatatttttcgaatTAGTATCGTTTCTCATTATTTGAAGTTCATAATTCAATATGTGGACTGAATTTTCATTGTTAATTGCAAATTTTCAAACAATGACCACCTATTACAAAGGATAGAATAGTTTGGAAGATTGACAGTCACATTTGAgtcaattatacaaaaattatacaaaattgggGGAACTGACTTTTCCCAAATCGATGGCGAATTACTCAGTGTACTGAGTACTGTTTTTAATTTACGTTTGTGCAAATAATGTATTTCTATATAGATACTGACACCTTTGAAAGATTCCAAGTTCATGGGTAAAATATAGGCGCTTGTAATCTCAACAGGCGTCAATGAACGTGCCATGATCACCACAAGCATCTTCCTGGCGTCGTTGCTCAAATTTGGCCAATCGCTATTATATACCATATTAGAAATATCCAGGCTCTGCAGAGATAAAAAGTCCACAAATTATTGATTTGCAAAGAAACGACAGCTCGTATTATATCTGCGTGTGTATCTATCTACCTTTACTTTCGCTGCATTTCCGAACCAACAAAAgtaaaatgtttgaaatatcCCGGCTAACATGTACGTAGACCATCCTATTAATTGCGCAGTGCCTTCTATGTCTGTTAGTACGTAAAGAGTAAAGCACATCGAGACTGTGCTTTCCACAAATTGCACGAAcattaatttgttaaaaaaattgtttaccaTATCGGCGAACCTGAAATAATTGAGATAAGTATTACTTCATTGTTTTCTTTAACTGAAGGTTTTTGGCAAGGAAAGTAACAAATCGCGTTCGCCACTTTGTAATAGCTAAGTCGTGTTAAAATCCAGTGTTGTAGATTAATCCCGCGGtatcaaaatttctttttattcgtttttgagacacgatatatatatatatatatttttcaaccCCCTTCTTCATTTCTACAATTTTGTTATAGTATCAAAAT harbors:
- the LOC117162041 gene encoding uncharacterized protein LOC117162041, with the translated sequence MLILDICLNVETQDDLRDNFNISVAIFITNCKFVSLVLGRKTIVNMLDLLKKKPFVPENNGEGEIHARYDSLIEKVAVGYTIQVTFCVLSLLGMALICDFKLKKLMFPGWFPFDITSSWITFSMTFLYQFLGLVIICVGVCIFDTLFVGLLLHICCQLEMLVYRLHNIEGHEIQSLKHCIWHHNKIFRFADMVNHFFNKMMFVQFMASAVAVCFTLYLLTDVQDTAQLIGWSMYMFAGICQTFFFCWFGNAAKIKSLDVSNMVYNSDWPNLSKDARKMLVVIMARSLTPVEITSAYIIPMNLESFKGVSIYILIHYLHKRKLKTILVFMTLYMWSYSLTLIMEICYNVETQDDLSENFGITVTALITSCKLMSLVVGRKTIINMLDLLKKKPFVPENNGEVQIHAIYDNLIEKVAMFYTIQVTFCVLALVGTTLVSNFKLKKLMFRAWFPFDFTSSWLAFSMTFIYQFVGLMIIATGVSMFDTFFAGLLLHICCQFEMLMDRLHNIGGNEIQSLKDCVRHHNTIFRFAEIVNNFFNKMMFVQFMVSTVAICFTLYQLTETNDSLQIIGWTSFMFSALIQTFYFCWFGDAAKVKSLDISNMLYHSDWPNLSNDARKMLLIIMARSLTPVEITSAYILPMNLESFKRVSIYKEIHYLHKRKLKTILGKLSNSPSIWEKANPIQ
- the LOC117162043 gene encoding odorant receptor Or1-like translates to MTLMCDFKLKKLMFRAWFPFDITSSWLAFSMTFLYQFVGLVIISNGVCIFDTLFVGLLLHICCQLEMLVHRLHNIEGHEIQSLKHCVWHHNKIFRFDSCMLLFKQINDLTKLIEDYGRNRNKFADMVNNFFNKLMFVQFVESTVSMCFTLYVLTDIEGTAQLIGWSTYMLAGIFQTFYFCWFGNAAKVKSLDISNMVYNSDWPNLSNDARKMLVVIMARSLTPVEITSAYILPMNLESFKGVSIYIEIHYLHKRKLKTVLSTLSNSPSIWEKWSLFENLQLTMKIQSTY